CATCTAATATCCACTTAtagaatataggcctaccataatgcCGGGCCATAATGGAAGCTCTGATGGGTTTGAGGGAACAGTCATCATACTGCAAGAGGAAGATCTATCAGCAACTGTCAGATTCGCAGATGATTTTGACCTTATACATAGCACAACCAAAAGAACTATATACTTTATATGAAGATTAGAACATAGCAATAAAGGGACttagcccgggggggcactcccactttggaggtgacacgtatgtagggctgttaagaccctctttttcagcgtcgctgtcacccaaagaccccatatttttttaagaACAtaatgctctgtcacccaaagagcccctatttttccatttgatctgtcacccaaagacccttatttttcaatttgaacagcaacttctATTTATCAccaattttgttacttattttgaaaaaaaacaaagaaatttgaagccatttagaactagaaattcaatgtttgaagtttctgtggcactgtttcgaCTCTCACTCAAAGTTTCCATTTaagaaaaaggtcatgttctcacccaatgaccccatttttttacattttgcgctcaccgaatgccaaaaatcatgctctcacccaatgaccccatatttttttacattttacaccgaatgcccttactgcgaaagtgtaAGCCATACatttatatccatttcatattgatgtGCCCCCCGACTTAGCATGGAAGTTAGTGCTGCGGAGGGCAAGATCTTGAACTTGATGAGGTAGTATCAGTATGTACATATTGGAGCAGTAGAACTTCTTCAGACAGTGGATCAGTTTACGTATCGGCGCGACCATCGCAAATGATATGAAATCAGTGCAAGATATTAAAATCAGCACATCCGCACTAGCGATTCTGAAATTCATCTGGAGATCTGAAGGAGAACATCTTAATGCATGGAATCAAAAATGAGCCTCTAGGAACACTAATATTTAACATCAGTGCGGCGAAACTTGCatacactgtaggcctatatctgagatgaaaaactgaaatgTCTTTGAGATGCGGAAGCTCTATAGGTCCATCTCACGTCACACACTACCAACATGATACGGGAGGGAACGGAAAGCTATTGTGGGAACATCTTATGATCTTATCTCAATTATGAGAAGAAGACAACTTCAGTGGTTTGGATAAGTGATGGAAGAACGGCCTGGCAAATACCATTTTACAGGGAAGGAGGAATGGAGTACGAAACATAGGTCAAACAGAAAAAGAGACAGATGAACACATGAATTCATTACACCAACGAATGGACTTCGGCCAGAATTCGGCAAACATCGCTCCAACGGCGCGGCCGTTCGTCAATCTATGTAGACAAGGCATTGTTGGTCGACGCAgccacaaaaaaaattgaatttcattatttaaagcaatatattattgaaaaataacactttgatattttgcaaaagttcattctacaaatcatgcttgatttattgttgttaatgagttatgtacgttttacaaaagtgttgttgtttcagccctctttacaacatataaactcaagaaccacaagacctacaaaaatatatctgtgatatttgaattctacaaTCTCgcgttttgccaaagctcactaccattcgcaagatgctgtgaactaccaaatcacaacagtttaaaatagtcgcTAACTTTAATTAAACGCATTAAATACATACATGATGGCTTTTCGTGGTCCGATCGTCTTCAGCAGATGTTTTTCTAGCATCCAACCATATACCATGTATGCTGTCTCTTTTCAGGGATGATGGCGAAGATGAAATCGGCGATGATGTGTCAGAGTTGCGAGCATCGGCGTCAATCGCTGAATAATGCTCACTGGAAAACCGATTTTGTAGATTCATAAGGGCCGCCTGTATTTTGATATAGAGATATAAGAGacgcaaaatgtatatttttaaaacacaGTAGATAGACCTATAACGGTGATTATATTAAATTAGGGTATAACAGAGACACACGCTATAGTGAAATTATGTTAGTTTACATATAACAATGAAGATCtgtatatatcaatatacaggcaTTTTAAAATAGTTTGAAGTACTTACAATGATAACTCTGTAATAACAAAAATGACATAATGAACTAAATTGCGTTTTgactctttgcccccccccccaaaaaaaaaccccaaccatTTGAATTTGTTTCTCTTTTCAAAAAGTATTTTGAATCGAGAGATTGCTGATTTCAGAAGTCGcaaaaatgagtaggcctatccTTTACAGGAGGGTGGTCAAGCAGAATCACTACGTGCATCCACTCTCCAGTCTATCGCTGCAGATGTCTGCATTCTGTTCATTGCCGGGGTTCATTGTCAGTGATTCTCAATTTGATATTATGCCCCGCCTATCTGACCAGAATAGGGTAATTGCAATCGGGCATTTGCATTATAATCAGGCACCTTGTATCAGGAAAACTTGCATTATAATCAGGCAGCCATTATTAGCACTTAGATTatcgagcacccggtatcaggaaaacgtgcattataatcgaagtaggcctacttaatataaACTATTTTGCAACTTTTGATGAACTCTTTCATTTAATGTGTGCTCATTGAAGCATGAAGTCAACTACATGTATGGAATTGGTGTCGTTGATGTGAGTCTGCTGATGATGCATGCCAAAATGCACTTACACAATCTATAGCCTATAACAGCTCTGAAAATTTGTTTAGTGTCCCTTTTACCATGTGGAACTGGGCAGCTGCTTTAATTGCATGATTTCAGCTTGTTTGGAGGTACTATAGACCTATGCCATATTTTGTTTGGATTTATCAAGGAATGGTGCAGTGATATCTTGCATTtggaatttgggccaaaatgtcgCAAGTTGGTACCCTAATAGATGAAATCACAGGGAAATCACCAATGACTTTAAAGGAGCCGTGTATAACGAGATTATCCAAcatacaattatgctatattcgATTCTGAACGTGTTAAAATGCTGTGGCTCAGCCAGACACTTTATTTTATTCTAAGACAAGCATTTACACCGGGGATTTTTGTACATAGTTATCGCTTCAGCATCTGAACGTCAGCATATTCACAATGTCGGAGCCGTCAATTCTCTCTAGTCTGAAGAGTCGCTAGTCCGAAGAGTCACTAGTCCAAAAACCAAATtaggttcgctaatccgaaggttctttagtcagAATATAAaataagggttagtgttaagGTTAGGGCTTAtgtttagggtttgggttaggttagcgagccttattctatattcggactagagaatcgtatttattattcggattagcgaaccctcggactagagaacccgatattcggactagtgaacctttttcagaattcggactagcgaatggtaaattacgtgttcggactagcgaacctgcggaatagcgaaccttcggactagagagttgttaCCGTCGAGGCATGGGATGGGGTTTAATGCTAGACGTTAAATTTACCTGCAAAATTTACAGGTTTATATACCGGGGTTTATACAAGCTTGGTGAAGTATATTAACTTATCATCTGTCGGATTTTCCCatttgacaaacaaacaaacatattactAACGTACGTTTTGTATTGGTACACTTGATGTCCTCCTTAACGTTCTTCTTGACTGAGGTGGTGACGACGATGGTGACATTGCAGGTGGTGACGGTGTTGGTGACATTGCAGGTGGTGACGGTGTTGGTGATATGGCCGGGCTGCTGTCACCACTACTTCCATCTGGTGATATGGAAAATGTTTTCCTCAGTGATCGTTTAGTACGTTTGACAAAGTGTTTCTGTACATAATGATTTCAAAAATTGCAAAGTAAATCATCGACATCATGAATATTTGTCGACAATTTTGTCGACAAAAAAACTATTGGAGATAAGCTTAAAAGCTCTTAATATAAGCTTAATATCGCCATGAAATAACTATAAGTATAAAAAAGAAATGATTGAGCACAAGATGACAATAACAATAATATGGTGGATATAATATTATAGACTTCATAAGTTACTGATTTGTAGGTAACGCCGGTCATTTCCTAtataggagcggtgctccccgctcccccAACTTAATTTCTGTATCCTTTTTGAATTAAGTGTATTTGAAAACGCAATCACTGAATTCGTTGtcgtcattttaagcaaaatattcatcttttcaatgattttcttttACATACCGATTCTATATCCGTTGTGTATGGTTCAACATCATCTCCTTGTTCACCAGTTTTACTTCCAAGAACTGGTGACGGGGCCCGTGATGAAACCCTTGACGAGGCACATGATGACCGGGGTGATGCATCAGGACTGTTACGAATTCCTTCGATCAAGGCAGAAAACAACTTCATTTGGAATTTATGGTTTCTACTTGGCGAGTATTCTTTCTTTTTGGTATATAGTGAAAATGTCGGACTATTATCTTGATAATCAGCCTGGGGATCGGAAGGTGAAATACGCATTCTTTCACCACTTTCATCTTCATAACATACTGCGGTCTGATATGAGAAGGGAAAAAGAAAGACACACATTTTGAACAAGGACAACATTGTAGAAATTCCCCGATAACACTTTTTTAAACAACACTTCAGtgctagcatgaaagttcatctgtgttggtagacttcataattgtaaatttaaacttatgatctcaacacaaaattaagacgtacctcaaattttcggtcacaactttgaccttcatctggagactggcaacccaagtttgggatcagtgaccttttggacacttgaccccaaaacccggtcgtacactctgggtaacttgtatcggccctcgtcgcggttgagagatggttggttgactctgatgtaaatttactccttcacacccctttcaaagtatctagcgtcccggtcgaggattttgacctcatccaaatcaacttggtggccgggggattcaatgtggatgtgctggATACTTCCGACGAGGTAGTACTCGGACGACGGTGTTCTGAGAATCTGGTATTCAAAGATCTTTCAGTCTCACCAATGTAAGATTCTGAACACTGGCCCCTCAGGGTTTTCCCCTGACAGGGGATGTAATAAATTGGTCCGGTAATGTCTTTCTTCTCAGTTTTGTCTTTAGGTGAGACAAGTAGCTGCCTCAGAGTTTGAGTGGGTTTAAAACAAACTCTGATACCGTAGGTGCCGAAGATTCTTCGTAGGGCTTCGGAAGTTCCTTTAACGTAGGGCAAAACTACTTGTCCTTTTGTCTTAACGTTTGTATTCCTCCGGTCACTGTTCCCAGACCTCAGCCCCCCCCCGCCCCAGCTCTGTCAAAGGACCAGCCCGGACAACCGCACTCCCCCAATGCACTGTCAATGTGCAACCCCTCCCCCGCCATGTCCCCCCGCTCAGACACGACACCGTCCGCTCTGTGGCGAAGAGTCTGGACCACACCCAGTCCATGCTGGACAGGATGACATGAACCAAAGTTCAAGCATTGATCCGCGCGGGCCGGTCTCCCACAGATCTCGACTTTCAGCGCACCGTCCCCCTGGACGACTGCACGAGTGTCGAGGAATGCGAGTGACCCATCCTCCTCGCCTCCCGTCGTGAACCCGACTCTGAGGCAGCTACTTGTCTCACCTAAAGACAAAACTGAGAAGAAAGACATTACCGGACCAATTTATTACATCCCCTGTCAGGGGAAAACCCTGAGGGGCCAGTGTTCAGAATCTTACATTGGTGAGACTGAAAGATCTTTGAATACCAGATTCTCAGAACACCGTCGACCGAGTACTACCTCGTCGGAAGTCTCccagcacatccacattgaatcccccggccaccaagttgatttggatgaggtcaaaatcctcgaccgggacgctagatactttgaaaggggtgtgaaggagtcaatttacatcagagtcaaccaaccatctctcaaccgcgacgggggccgatacaagttacccagagtgtacgaccgggttttggggtcaagtgtccaaaaggtcactgatcccaaacttgggttgccagtctccagatgaaggtcaaagttgtgaccaaaaatttgaggtacgtcttaattttgtgttgagatcataagtttaaatttacaattataaCACTTCAGTGCGTTTATTTCTGTACTTTACATCTAAAAGTATAGGAGATATTTCTTACGATCAACACTACAACGGGTTATTAAGGGTATTGTTCATATACCGTAAAATttcgttaataagcatatgtgcctgtCAACGAGTTGCTCGGACACATACGCTTATTAAGGAATTTTTACGGTATAACAATTATTAACACTCCAACATGTTTATATATTGCTGATGTTTGAGTGTTaataattgttatgaaaaatacCCTTATTAACGTATTGAATTGTTAATCGTACAACGCCTCCAGTACTTTTCATAGTACGTGTCAAGTACGGAAATAAGTGCGTTGAAGTGTTAAAAAAAGTATTATCCGggatattttacagaaaacaaaTCATTCAATTAGCAAAATACAAATATCTAATCATGAAGAATATAATTTATAGTAGTTCAGAAATGAAATGTATATACTTACAATAGGATCTTGAAGATCTTTGTTCCCTTGCCATGTTGGCTCGTCCTCGTCGCCTCGTTCCGAAGTTATTATGTGCATATCGGCATCAAGTGGTCGTAACTTCCGTTTAGATAATGGTGAAGCAGATGACGTCATATCTAGATTGCTGCACTTTGAAGGTGAGACGGATGGTGAGGTGAGAGGAACGTTGCGAAAAAACTTTCTCCTGAAAGACGGTGAAGATGACGGTGAAACAAGTGGGCTACCAGGGTGATAGACCTTCCTTTTGAGTAATGGTGAAGCTTTTGGTGATACAAGCGGACTGTCAGTATGATAGACTTTCCTTTTGAGTAATGGGGAAGCGGTTGATGATACAAGCGGACTGTCAGTATGATAGACTTTCCTTTTGAGTAATGGGGAAGCGGTTGGTGATACAAGCGGGCTGTCAGTTTGATGGACCTTCCTCTTGGTAGAGGGCGAAGCGGTTGGTGATACAAGCGGACTGTCAGTATGATAGACCTTCCTTTTGAGTAATGGGGAAGCGGTTGGTGATACACGTGGACTGTCAGTATGATAGACCTTCCTTTTGAGTAATGGGGAAGCGGTTGGTGAAACAAGCGGACTGTCAGTATGATAGACCTTCCTTTTGAGTAATGGGGAAGCGGTTGGTGATACAAGCGGACTGTCAGTATGATAGACCTTCCTTTTGAGTAATGGGGAAGCGGTTGGTGATACACGTGGACTGTCAGTATGATAGACCTTCCTCTTAGTAGACGGCGAAGCGGTCGGTGATACACGTGGAGTGCCATTGCGATTAAACTTTCTTTTAGAAAATGGCGAAGCGGTTGGCAACACATGTGATCTGGTGCGACCGACTTTTCTTTTGGATGACGGCGAAGCGGTTGGTGCCACAAGTGGGCTATCAACACGAGACACCGTTGGTGTCGAAGATGTTGGTGCCACGAACATACCGCCTAAGGGAATAAGCTTTCTTTTAGAAATTGGCGATGCTGAGATGGATAGGTCAATACTGCCCGTTGGACTGAGCTTTCTTTTGGTGGACGGCGAAGCTGAGACCGGTAGGCTGCCTTTAGGACTAAGTTTTCTTTTCGAAATTGGCGAAGTAGTAGCCGAGGCAAAAGGACTCTCAATACAAGCCAGCTTTCTTTTGGGGTCTTGTGAAACTGTCAGTGGATTAATGGGACTGTTTTGAGTACTGCTTTCGTCAGTATCATGATGACTTATCGATGAAATCTTTTTGACGATATTCTTGCAGCTCTTTGAAAAATCCACCTGTAAGGAGAAAGAGAACAGTATCAGAAATGGTGTGAGTATACAAACATGATGAATGAGTACACAATACATACTTAGTACACGTCAGCtgatttataaattgaataaccacattgtcaaaaacaataagAGAAGTAACAGATATCATATCTCATTTCATGAAGTACTACCCTTTATCCTATCCTTTCTGCATAGACGGTCAATGCAAACACTTCAAACTACAATCGGAGGTCCCTGGTTAAACCAtctcttaatgctctgcatgctagccataggcttcaacataagaagtcccatgcagtttggagatattttctcaaaatatcaagagctatctcaagaaccactgaaccaatactaggcttgtttgtactcattttaatgcattttccatgctgattccaatatggtcatgaaaattcacatttctgaaatttttgacttaaaaaaaattgaaacttgtcgtctgcagtcgacactcacgtgaagagagttaattccACCAACTTTTAACTTGCTCTTTCAAACTCTTCTGCTTCCACCAGTGACTACCACGTCTTTACTTGACCCGTGAAACAAAATCAGTCTACTTCTGTTGACTGATCTGTGGGCGTGACGGAGCCTGCACTGTACTGATTGGCTCTTTATGGAGGTATAAATGAATGTATTTCATTAGTTAGAACTTTGTATAAAATAagcggtaagcatggtaagttttTGATCTTTCACTTTgatttgcatataggcctacatgctcgTTTTCGGCTACATTGTGCGCAGAGAAAACTTGGCATGCACTGCCGAGCGGCAGTGCCTGATTTTAAAGTATCACGTATTTCTTCTTAATGTTACTGTAAGTACCGCCAACGTATTTTGAATTAAAGTTCGGTGTAGATTATTGTACCTGAGCTTATCTGATTTGCTCATTTTATTTGTTGgtattcatattttttaataataaaagtaCAACAAGATATATACCATCAGGTAGAACGAAAAGCCACACAAAGGGTAATAATTACCATCTTCTCTGCCAGGAGATATGAGAAATTCTTTTTAGCTTTTTTCACAATGGCATTCTCCTCCATCTTTGAAGTGTTGCTGGAGCACTCGGAATTAGCGCTTTCTTCCAATTCAAGAAGATCTACCACAGAGTCCCTTAGACGCGTATTGTGCCAAGTAAAAGACTGTGCAAGATCCTTCAGGAATGCAAAAGATCGATCTTCTGGGAATTCAGGCGTTGTAATACAAATGTAGATAAAATTACTATCCTGTAACTCCACTAGATAAAATCTGAAAATGTAGAGAGTAAATCTTATCAATTTCCTGTTAGTGACACCAGTGGAGAAGCCATGGGGGAGAaatcccccccccaaataaatgaTAGACAATAATGCCTCTTTTACCCAATTCTCAAtgatctcatatgcacagttttatcccttacataccctgtgtcttgaatagctattgtagcccatcaaacCTGTGGTTAAGAAGCCAGGAAATAAtcgcatacagggtgtatcaaaatgattggtaccgggacatgtgacattttcaaaaatatatcaaaaatataagattgctaattaatattgtttttgtactataaatagaaaggggcatatgttaacttattgatctaataatctgacgatgaaaggttgatgcatctgggagctattgtcaattAAATGAAGATCGGCGTAATCATGATTTTACTTATACACAACAAGATGAATATGTTCACTGCTTGAAatgtttattgcatacatgctcttaatTCAAGTTAATAAGGTATTACGGCTTTGACATTActatcaaccaataaatattgattagaacacatcGTGAATGAAGAAATAtgcaaggaaaaaataaaacatttccaagATCTTCAACATAAATATCATTCTCGACAGGTATTTGTAATAAAATAGAGCGCAACagcttgaaaatggtgcgctacggatccagcgttacgatgaaaagtgtaaaacacctactttcctttagaatcatgtaacttcagaaccgaatgtgctatctttaagaTCTAAAATTCGTAGAGAAGATAAAAGTACTATCATTTCAAATatgtaaacaattaaccccaaactggtacaaaacatagtaaaaaaaaatctgcaaaaatgaaaagtcgtcggtaccaatcattttgatacaccctgtaccctcgtttgtatgccttttttggggcgccctctacggaggcgtcccacaatattggcatgtacttgtgagtagcttctaatttcagtcttactagatttactccgcaattgttgtgctattttgctaaaattatgcccttgctcagaaataaatccacaatatgcttggattttattttattattgttttctgttatgcacaggataaaatggtgcgcgtatattctttgtttaaaagacaaaattaatggatttgtaaaaacaccaaataaatcgagacctttgacttttgtaaccactttgacctttgtaaccagtttaccgcctcttagaacccgatagacggtgaccaacactttggattacaatagcctaatctgaatggcatagtccaataagctcaaataaacaatcatagtgcaaaatttgacctaacttgcagagtatgagtttttgtacccaaagtttcaaagtcaggcatcttatcaagatcaagatagtgatagtgacataacaattaacacgcttatcttaccaaggtcttatctatctgcatggggtaattggaaattatggtgtagcctatttgttttaaggatgaaacaactggctccttttgcatggaaattagaacaaattactatacaagctgtatcaaaaagtttggtacccagcagttttgatagtaattgaaaagcctggttcttccaaatgcaatatcgggtcccccttaaaatgataaaatgatcagaccataaaacttttgtgactgtttatgacattaatcaacaaattatgcggatcctagatgtgtcgaggatgttatgtttatgaacaaaacgttacgtttgtattttcaacattgttaatcattgctacgtgtatgttaacaaatgaaagttctgtaattattttaattcttcaatgctaagttagtaagtattcttttggatatcatcaaattgtaaatctctagtcagattttcagtgtgttaacaactatgtatcaaagatgttacgttcatgtacaaaacattaacgttcttatcttgtaaacattgtatacccatatagctacttttgaagaatgaatgttctgtaattgtcttttatccttcatctctattagattttcagtgtattagcaagtagatgatgtatatgtatcacagacgttatgatgtatatgtatcacagacgttatacattcataaaaacttttcttttggtcaacataggggtagatcctcttctatactatccatcatataccccctgcataacgaaattcaacaatattcaatatccaaagcaatatcatcactacaatatgccccaaaattgaactccccccccccacataatcgcaaattgacacgacagcttcattccaattcaatttatttcatccaaaacggtcctgtgatacaccttccccaatcaaacacatttgtcttgcatttgatcatcttctactcttccctagaaaaaatcattatgataccaaatccccgggaccaaatctaaacaccatgccatggaattcaccatatcacgtccaagctcacataatttgggcgccccattccttttttaaagggatttttatctaATCCTGTCCCGCTTGATAAGGACTATTT
The Amphiura filiformis chromosome 3, Afil_fr2py, whole genome shotgun sequence DNA segment above includes these coding regions:
- the LOC140147021 gene encoding uncharacterized protein, whose amino-acid sequence is MIKTTVFWFLLGFCIIRHKEPESEISVVIKIITMAILYACVAAGPRTIIADHSDDYNQNFRAVVYSLLPNISTKNIKKAVFTNNRFYLVELQDSNFIYICITTPEFPEDRSFAFLKDLAQSFTWHNTRLRDSVVDLLELEESANSECSSNTSKMEENAIVKKAKKNFSYLLAEKMVDFSKSCKNIVKKISSISHHDTDESSTQNSPINPLTVSQDPKRKLACIESPFASATTSPISKRKLSPKGSLPVSASPSTKRKLSPTGSIDLSISASPISKRKLIPLGGMFVAPTSSTPTVSRVDSPLVAPTASPSSKRKVGRTRSHVLPTASPFSKRKFNRNGTPRVSPTASPSTKRKVYHTDSPRVSPTASPLLKRKVYHTDSPLVSPTASPLLKRKVYHTDSPLVSPTASPLLKRKVYHTDSPRVSPTASPLLKRKVYHTDSPLVSPTASPSTKRKVHQTDSPLVSPTASPLLKRKVYHTDSPLVSSTASPLLKRKVYHTDSPLVSPKASPLLKRKVYHPGSPLVSPSSSPSFRRKFFRNVPLTSPSVSPSKCSNLDMTSSASPLSKRKLRPLDADMHIITSERGDEDEPTWQGNKDLQDPITAVCYEDESGERMRISPSDPQADYQDNSPTFSLYTKKKEYSPSRNHKFQMKLFSALIEGIRNSPDASPRSSCASSRVSSRAPSPVLGSKTGEQGDDVEPYTTDIESKHFVKRTKRSLRKTFSISPDGSSGDSSPAISPTPSPPAMSPTPSPPAMSPSSSPPQSRRTLRRTSSVPIQNAALMNLQNRFSSEHYSAIDADARNSDTSSPISSSPSSLKRDSIHGIWLDARKTSAEDDRTTKSHHLSETVGLSPDSSSTASWIKTRQWLEDRDKRSKSPRGCREELFGSTNNNITKNPFLNESKGDKPCTLLDDKIQHLQLELIEVEDVVRNTVDVVLTRGENLDDLLERAEDLRAAAYQFKKTNNRLRRRMLWQKRKIPIGIATGILVVLGTIVAVIVIVVLV